In Thermocrinis minervae, a single genomic region encodes these proteins:
- a CDS encoding AAA family ATPase, with product MLHRILLENFAFFKAEEVEFSTGLNVITGESGAGKSLLLKSLLFLMGDDGDYQEGTAVEAYFQLGQEETVIRREVKNSRSRYYINGRGSSQKTVKDLLSQVILLQGQDEKLKITRQDFQRDLFDRFVGALELRKSYEEIYLKVKSLEEEIASYLQSKEKEETRIKLLEEEIKSIERIGLSWDEYLQVKSRLEVLSEADKVNRLVEKILDLLLKEGGVLESLSKVKKLSEDLSKLYPEFEAWTENLSHVLDLLTSFQREVQNKRLDLSQEEIDRLNELVFQVQILERRYRKTYKEILEYVQDLKEELKRLRSSEEKIEESLKTLEELRRTLQELGKVLTEKRLKGKKTFEDAVMGFLRELGLERSVFTVDMLLEEGRYGKERVVFKFSSYGGDAGPLDEVPSGGELSRLALSLFLISPPAETYILDEVDTGLSGQSLLKFTKLLKKLSKNTQVIVISHSPLLASAADRHIRVRKEYIGDMPIMMVEELEGEERLKEIARLMGKVSESTIQSAKELIRELSHV from the coding sequence ATGCTTCACAGGATCCTCTTAGAGAACTTCGCTTTTTTTAAAGCTGAAGAGGTAGAATTCTCTACAGGTTTAAACGTCATCACAGGAGAATCTGGAGCTGGAAAGTCTCTACTTTTAAAATCCCTCCTTTTCCTGATGGGTGATGATGGTGACTATCAGGAAGGGACCGCAGTAGAAGCTTATTTCCAGCTTGGCCAGGAGGAGACTGTCATAAGGCGAGAGGTAAAAAACTCCAGGAGCAGGTACTACATAAACGGTAGAGGAAGCTCTCAGAAGACTGTGAAGGATCTTCTCTCTCAGGTCATACTCCTGCAGGGTCAGGATGAGAAGCTCAAGATAACCAGGCAAGACTTCCAAAGGGATCTCTTTGATAGATTCGTGGGTGCCTTGGAGTTAAGGAAGAGCTACGAAGAGATCTACCTGAAGGTAAAGTCTTTGGAAGAGGAAATAGCAAGTTACCTACAAAGTAAGGAAAAGGAAGAGACACGTATAAAGCTTCTTGAGGAAGAAATAAAAAGCATAGAACGTATAGGTTTATCTTGGGATGAGTACCTACAAGTTAAAAGCAGGCTTGAAGTCCTCTCAGAGGCAGATAAAGTAAACAGGTTGGTGGAAAAGATACTAGATTTGCTACTAAAGGAAGGCGGAGTGCTAGAAAGCTTGAGTAAAGTCAAGAAACTTTCAGAAGATCTAAGTAAGCTATACCCAGAGTTTGAAGCTTGGACAGAAAATCTTTCACATGTTTTAGATCTCCTTACAAGTTTTCAAAGAGAAGTTCAGAACAAACGTCTAGACCTCAGCCAGGAGGAAATAGACAGACTAAACGAGCTTGTCTTTCAGGTTCAGATCCTTGAAAGAAGGTACAGAAAGACCTATAAGGAGATACTAGAATACGTACAGGATCTTAAGGAGGAGCTGAAGAGACTAAGGAGTAGTGAAGAGAAGATTGAAGAGTCTTTAAAAACTCTTGAAGAGCTTCGCCGCACTCTCCAGGAACTAGGTAAAGTCCTGACTGAGAAGAGGTTGAAAGGTAAAAAGACCTTCGAGGATGCAGTGATGGGGTTTTTAAGAGAGCTTGGACTGGAGAGGTCAGTTTTTACAGTGGACATGCTTCTTGAGGAAGGAAGATACGGAAAAGAACGGGTTGTGTTTAAGTTCTCCTCTTACGGTGGGGACGCTGGACCTTTGGATGAAGTGCCCTCAGGTGGAGAGCTGTCAAGGCTTGCCCTTAGTCTCTTCCTCATATCCCCACCGGCGGAGACCTACATCCTGGACGAGGTAGACACAGGTCTAAGCGGACAATCCTTGCTTAAGTTCACAAAGCTTTTAAAGAAGCTTTCAAAGAACACCCAAGTGATCGTTATATCCCACTCCCCTCTATTAGCGAGCGCAGCAGACAGACACATAAGAGTACGTAAGGAGTACATAGGAGATATGCCCATTATGATGGTGGAGGAACTCGAGGGTGAGGAAAGATTGAAGGAGATAGCAAGGCTTATGGGTAAAGTATCTGAGAGCACTATTCAGAGTGCAAAGGAGTTGATTAGGGAGCTTAGCCATGTTTGA
- a CDS encoding N-glycosylase/DNA lyase: MFEDISRAKEKVGRYVQQRLESFKELGSTGKTHYDFSPFLEVEFDADLFSELAFCILTANSSARLGIRIQKLMMENPQLLDDVEALEKAIASMGHRFARQRAERIVKARQNFERTLSLIRSTKNSKEIRDLLSNANSRYKVEGFGLKEASHFLRNIGYEDVAIIDRHIFRFLMEKRLIPEYKTITRNLYFTAEKVLESIARDMKLSLAELDLYIFYIKTGKVLK, from the coding sequence ATGTTTGAGGACATATCCCGTGCTAAGGAGAAGGTTGGAAGGTATGTCCAGCAGAGGTTAGAGTCCTTTAAGGAACTTGGAAGTACAGGGAAAACCCACTACGACTTTTCTCCCTTCTTGGAAGTGGAGTTTGACGCCGATCTCTTTTCAGAGCTAGCCTTCTGCATACTAACTGCAAACTCGTCAGCCAGGCTTGGTATAAGGATACAAAAGCTTATGATGGAAAACCCACAACTTCTTGACGATGTTGAAGCTTTAGAGAAGGCTATAGCTTCGATGGGACACCGATTTGCAAGACAGAGGGCAGAAAGGATAGTAAAGGCAAGGCAGAACTTTGAGAGAACATTATCCCTGATTAGATCCACTAAAAACAGTAAGGAGATAAGGGATCTGTTAAGCAACGCAAACTCTAGGTACAAGGTGGAAGGATTTGGTCTCAAAGAAGCATCCCATTTCTTGAGGAACATAGGTTATGAAGACGTTGCCATCATAGACAGACATATATTCAGATTCCTGATGGAAAAAAGACTCATTCCAGAGTACAAGACCATCACAAGAAATCTGTATTTTACTGCCGAGAAAGTGTTAGAGAGTATAGCAAGAGATATGAAGTTGTCTTTGGCTGAGCTGGATCTCTATATTTTCTATATAAAGACCGGAAAGGTGTTAAAGTGA
- a CDS encoding DnaJ C-terminal domain-containing protein: MKDYYKILGVDKKATKEEIKKAFRVLAKQYHPDVNPDPKASEIFREINEAYHVLSDDERRREYDRILESGDEKKYRDFMEYIQEFLESIWQGMRRQPRPKRGQDIRLKLELTLEEAAFGCEKEIEYERWTDCKECDSKGYIGELQKETCHACGGTGRRVSGIFSFPRPCSVCKGRGFIVKNPCPVCGGRGRIARRSAVKVTIPPGTDEDEVLKVTGFGHFGERGGEPGDLYLRVILKPHPHFKKVGKDLYTEKFISFPLAVLGGVTKVRTLEGHEVEIFIQPGTEHGATKTIPGLGFPHDKGRGNLHVLLKIEVPKDPSKKVRQLLVKLAKELGEEGLQVEDSLKERIKSIFKL; the protein is encoded by the coding sequence GTGAAGGACTACTACAAAATACTTGGAGTTGACAAAAAGGCCACTAAAGAAGAGATAAAGAAAGCCTTCAGAGTACTGGCCAAACAGTACCATCCAGATGTTAACCCAGATCCAAAAGCTTCTGAGATATTCAGGGAGATAAACGAGGCTTACCACGTGCTGTCTGATGACGAAAGGAGAAGGGAGTACGACCGTATACTAGAGAGTGGGGACGAAAAGAAGTACAGGGACTTTATGGAGTACATCCAGGAGTTTTTGGAGAGCATATGGCAGGGCATGAGAAGACAGCCAAGACCGAAGAGGGGACAGGACATAAGGCTTAAACTAGAACTAACCCTAGAGGAGGCAGCCTTCGGCTGCGAAAAGGAGATAGAGTACGAAAGATGGACAGACTGCAAAGAGTGCGACTCTAAAGGTTACATAGGAGAGCTCCAGAAGGAGACTTGCCACGCATGCGGTGGTACTGGTAGGAGGGTAAGTGGTATATTCTCTTTTCCAAGACCGTGTTCCGTATGTAAGGGAAGAGGATTCATAGTTAAAAACCCATGTCCCGTATGTGGTGGAAGAGGAAGGATTGCTAGAAGGAGCGCGGTAAAGGTCACCATACCACCGGGCACAGACGAGGATGAAGTTTTGAAGGTAACCGGTTTTGGACACTTTGGCGAGAGGGGTGGAGAGCCTGGAGACCTATACCTCAGAGTGATCCTAAAACCTCATCCACATTTTAAGAAGGTGGGTAAAGACCTTTATACGGAGAAGTTCATATCCTTTCCTCTCGCTGTCTTAGGGGGCGTGACCAAGGTAAGAACCCTTGAAGGACATGAAGTGGAGATCTTCATACAGCCAGGCACAGAACACGGCGCCACGAAGACCATCCCAGGGCTTGGTTTTCCTCACGATAAGGGAAGAGGCAACCTACATGTACTTCTAAAGATAGAAGTACCCAAAGACCCGAGTAAAAAAGTAAGGCAGCTCCTTGTAAAGCTTGCCAAGGAGCTGGGCGAAGAAGGTCTGCAAGTGGAGGACAGTTTGAAGGAGAGGATAAAGAGCATCTTCAAGCTTTAG
- a CDS encoding 3'-5' exonuclease, producing the protein MGELLMESTFVSIDLETTGINMEKSHIIEIACVRVEGGVITESFSTLVYPGEFIPERIKKLTGITNAMLVGKPSFEEVLPRFLRFIGNSVIVGHNVKRDIGFIDKYHRTVYGKPFKHPHVCTLELARKLLPGLKSYRLYDLANYFGIEHSKEHRALSDAQTTALVFLKLLNILWSNFRIGSYLEVKRFSKA; encoded by the coding sequence ATGGGTGAACTTCTTATGGAGAGCACCTTCGTGAGCATAGACTTAGAGACCACAGGCATAAACATGGAAAAGTCTCACATAATAGAGATAGCGTGCGTGAGAGTGGAGGGCGGAGTCATAACAGAATCTTTCTCCACGCTCGTATACCCCGGTGAGTTCATTCCAGAAAGGATAAAAAAGCTGACTGGTATCACAAACGCTATGCTAGTAGGTAAGCCATCCTTTGAGGAGGTTTTACCTAGATTCTTAAGGTTCATAGGAAACTCCGTGATAGTGGGGCACAACGTAAAGAGAGATATAGGCTTCATAGACAAGTACCATAGGACTGTCTACGGAAAGCCCTTTAAGCACCCTCATGTCTGCACCCTCGAACTTGCCAGAAAGCTGCTACCAGGATTGAAAAGCTACAGACTTTATGATCTTGCAAACTACTTTGGTATAGAGCACAGTAAGGAACACAGGGCGTTAAGCGATGCTCAAACAACAGCGCTTGTATTCTTGAAGCTTCTAAACATCCTTTGGTCTAACTTTAGGATAGGAAGCTACTTGGAGGTTAAAAGGTTTTCTAAAGCTTGA
- a CDS encoding NAD(P)/FAD-dependent oxidoreductase, with protein MSNSPSGVSRRDLIKASAFGPFALSSLAFSGATLKKAQVVIVGGGYGGVTAAKYLKKENPELSVVLIEERPFFMSCPMSNHYLAGLMELTPLCFSYNVLEVKHGVKVIRDKVLGIELDKKRVRISDAYISYDFLILSPGIDYDIENRPDYQESVIYNPPAFKPGSEHIYLKRLIEEFEEGDIVMTVPPPPYRCPPAPYERAALIASMIKRNKLKAHLYFIDANERPIINAEGFLSAYYDLYKDVATYVTGVTVKEVDVHKKVVRTSHGDFKYTIANVIPPMKANSLLEKAGLLKKGEKWVEVDPFTYETKVKNVFVIGDASQGYLPKSGFAAHSEGKLVAKIINARLKGKKVEEEALYMICYAMVNDREAIMTETSFRYEVSMHRFIPIHREDNLRKESTAKRYYEWARGLWRDMFS; from the coding sequence ATGTCAAACAGCCCATCAGGTGTTAGTAGAAGGGATTTAATCAAAGCCAGTGCCTTTGGTCCATTTGCTCTTTCATCACTTGCCTTTTCAGGAGCTACTTTAAAGAAGGCTCAGGTGGTGATAGTAGGAGGAGGCTATGGTGGTGTAACAGCGGCCAAGTACCTCAAGAAGGAAAACCCAGAGCTATCCGTAGTCCTGATAGAGGAGAGACCCTTTTTTATGTCGTGCCCTATGTCTAACCATTATTTGGCTGGCCTGATGGAGCTTACACCCTTGTGCTTTTCCTACAACGTGCTAGAGGTCAAGCATGGTGTAAAGGTAATAAGGGATAAGGTTTTGGGTATAGAGCTGGACAAAAAACGCGTTAGGATATCGGATGCTTACATAAGCTATGACTTTCTTATACTATCTCCTGGTATAGACTACGATATAGAGAACAGACCAGATTATCAAGAGTCTGTTATATACAACCCGCCCGCTTTTAAACCTGGTTCTGAACATATATACCTGAAGAGGTTAATAGAAGAGTTCGAGGAAGGAGACATAGTGATGACTGTTCCGCCACCTCCCTACAGGTGTCCTCCGGCACCTTATGAGAGAGCGGCCCTAATCGCAAGCATGATAAAGAGAAATAAGCTAAAGGCTCATCTTTACTTCATAGATGCCAACGAAAGACCTATAATAAACGCAGAAGGTTTTCTGTCAGCCTACTACGACCTTTATAAGGATGTTGCTACCTACGTTACTGGAGTTACTGTAAAGGAGGTAGACGTTCACAAAAAGGTTGTTAGAACCTCTCATGGGGATTTTAAATACACCATAGCCAACGTCATACCACCTATGAAAGCAAATTCCCTTCTGGAAAAGGCCGGTCTTTTGAAGAAAGGTGAAAAATGGGTAGAGGTAGACCCTTTTACTTACGAGACTAAGGTAAAGAACGTGTTCGTTATAGGAGATGCTTCTCAGGGGTATCTGCCTAAGAGTGGCTTCGCCGCACACTCGGAGGGTAAGCTTGTAGCAAAGATAATAAACGCTAGACTAAAAGGTAAGAAAGTAGAAGAGGAAGCTCTTTACATGATATGCTATGCCATGGTAAACGACCGAGAGGCAATAATGACGGAAACTAGCTTTAGGTATGAGGTCTCTATGCATAGGTTCATACCTATCCATAGAGAGGACAATTTGCGTAAAGAATCCACCGCAAAAAGATACTACGAGTGGGCAAGAGGTTTATGGAGAGACATGTTCTCCTAA
- a CDS encoding Rieske 2Fe-2S domain-containing protein: protein MDRRDFIKVCATLAVASSLNPSLISNVLANQENLLKRYNKALLVDEKGNPITESQLKQEETYIFFYPYASTPCFLINLGKEVKPTQVKLKDGKTYTWQGGIGSKKSLVAYSAICPHQWSYPTPDYAFISYYAMDKPSETTKKAGVIQCCAHLSIFDPVEGGQVVEGPAEVPLAAIILEEEDGKLYAVGVLGVDQFEPFFENFKQDLRERYGSTAKAKVLVDRCVVMEVSKYVKQPIRC, encoded by the coding sequence ATGGATAGAAGAGATTTCATAAAGGTATGCGCCACCCTTGCGGTGGCTTCTTCCTTAAACCCATCCCTTATCTCTAACGTATTGGCAAATCAAGAGAACCTGCTCAAAAGGTACAACAAAGCTCTCTTAGTGGATGAAAAAGGTAACCCAATAACCGAAAGCCAGCTAAAACAAGAAGAAACTTACATCTTCTTTTATCCATACGCATCTACACCCTGTTTCCTCATAAACTTGGGCAAAGAAGTAAAACCTACTCAAGTAAAGCTAAAAGATGGTAAGACTTACACATGGCAGGGTGGTATAGGAAGCAAGAAAAGTCTTGTGGCTTACTCTGCCATATGCCCTCATCAGTGGAGCTATCCTACTCCCGATTATGCCTTCATAAGTTACTATGCAATGGACAAACCCTCCGAGACTACTAAAAAAGCCGGAGTCATACAGTGCTGCGCACACCTCAGCATATTTGACCCCGTGGAGGGTGGACAGGTGGTAGAAGGTCCCGCCGAAGTACCCCTTGCAGCTATAATTTTAGAAGAGGAGGATGGGAAGCTCTACGCCGTCGGTGTGCTGGGAGTGGATCAGTTTGAACCCTTCTTTGAAAACTTTAAACAGGACCTCAGAGAGAGGTACGGATCTACCGCAAAAGCAAAGGTCTTAGTGGATAGATGTGTAGTGATGGAGGTAAGCAAGTATGTCAAACAGCCCATCAGGTGTTAG
- a CDS encoding FAD-dependent oxidoreductase, which produces MNTSRRSFLKGLGLGGVALSTPKLVFAAAETIVKKEAMLPEPKGNRVVIVGGGWAGLTVAKYLKKEAPNAEVILIEKRPNFFSCPISNEWLADLVSLDFLSHDYNQPAAKYGYKFINTTVLAIERDKRRVYTPHGYIQYDYLVLAPGIKYNYSAWFKDNKDLIKYTMLHYPSAFIPGSEHLALKRKIWNFEEGEFVITVPPGAYRCPPAPYERAAMIAYVFKKNKVKGRVVILDPKPEIVPKGPGFMAAYNELYAGIVEYVPNAHIKEVDPIKKVIKTSQGDFNFTDANLNPPHQAGELVWMADLIAKDKDGKPTGWADQDHLTFQAKSDPRVFLVGDVIGGVPYPKSGHMANSQGKIVAKIIAARMMGKDITPALPDNTCYSMVNGDPQEAIVISVEYSFNEKEKKIVPKPKVINQRSQQLAKATYEWAKGLYRDMFA; this is translated from the coding sequence ATGAATACAAGCAGAAGGTCCTTTCTCAAGGGCTTGGGCTTGGGTGGTGTTGCGCTTTCTACACCCAAACTCGTGTTTGCCGCCGCCGAGACGATAGTTAAAAAGGAAGCCATGCTACCCGAACCCAAGGGCAATAGAGTGGTGATAGTAGGTGGTGGATGGGCAGGCCTTACGGTAGCTAAGTATCTGAAGAAAGAAGCTCCCAACGCGGAGGTTATCCTGATTGAGAAAAGACCTAACTTCTTCTCATGTCCTATAAGCAACGAGTGGCTTGCAGATCTTGTAAGCCTTGACTTTCTCTCACATGACTACAACCAGCCTGCGGCCAAGTATGGTTACAAGTTTATAAACACCACTGTACTTGCCATAGAAAGGGATAAGAGAAGGGTTTACACACCGCATGGTTACATACAGTACGACTACCTTGTTCTGGCACCAGGTATAAAATACAACTACTCCGCATGGTTCAAGGATAACAAGGACCTCATAAAATACACGATGTTACACTATCCTTCTGCTTTCATACCAGGATCTGAACACCTGGCTCTTAAGAGAAAGATCTGGAACTTTGAGGAGGGTGAGTTTGTTATAACGGTTCCTCCCGGAGCTTACAGGTGTCCGCCGGCTCCATACGAAAGGGCTGCTATGATAGCCTACGTGTTTAAAAAGAACAAGGTAAAGGGTAGGGTAGTCATCCTTGACCCTAAGCCTGAGATAGTTCCAAAGGGCCCAGGGTTTATGGCTGCCTACAACGAGCTTTATGCAGGTATAGTGGAATACGTACCAAACGCTCATATAAAGGAAGTAGATCCTATAAAGAAAGTCATAAAGACCTCTCAAGGAGACTTTAACTTTACGGATGCAAACCTCAACCCACCACACCAGGCTGGTGAGCTCGTGTGGATGGCAGACCTCATAGCTAAAGACAAAGATGGTAAGCCTACAGGCTGGGCAGACCAAGACCATTTGACCTTCCAGGCCAAGTCAGACCCGAGGGTATTCCTTGTGGGAGACGTGATAGGTGGAGTTCCTTATCCTAAGAGCGGTCACATGGCCAACTCTCAGGGTAAGATAGTAGCAAAGATAATAGCCGCAAGGATGATGGGCAAAGATATAACTCCTGCACTGCCAGACAACACATGCTACTCCATGGTGAACGGTGACCCGCAGGAAGCTATAGTGATAAGCGTTGAGTACAGCTTTAACGAAAAGGAAAAGAAGATAGTGCCTAAGCCGAAGGTCATAAACCAAAGGTCTCAACAGCTAGCTAAAGCCACCTATGAATGGGCGAAGGGTTTATACAGGGACATGTTTGCATGA
- the nadD gene encoding nicotinate-nucleotide adenylyltransferase, with protein MILFFGGSFDPIHVGHLIVARDLFEHLLPEKIVFIPTFQAPLKEKHRASPEDRFNMVKLAIRHFPFFEVSSIEIDRGGISYTVDTARELLKLTGEKPFFIVGADSILQLHLWKDYRQLIDMARFVVVDRDGKGKEVKNYLMENFPMLKEDQDYIMLSIRRIDVSSTEIRNRIKRGLSIKWFVPEEVEDYIIKRGLYR; from the coding sequence ATGATACTCTTCTTTGGAGGGAGCTTTGATCCCATACACGTAGGGCATCTCATAGTAGCCAGGGATCTTTTTGAGCACCTCTTACCCGAGAAGATAGTCTTCATACCAACCTTTCAGGCCCCTTTGAAGGAAAAGCATAGGGCGAGTCCAGAAGATAGGTTTAATATGGTAAAGCTCGCCATAAGACATTTTCCTTTCTTTGAGGTAAGCTCTATAGAGATAGACAGGGGTGGTATATCCTATACCGTGGATACTGCAAGAGAGCTTTTAAAATTAACCGGAGAAAAACCCTTTTTTATAGTAGGTGCGGACAGTATACTTCAGCTCCACCTTTGGAAAGATTACAGACAGCTTATAGACATGGCACGTTTTGTGGTGGTGGATAGAGATGGGAAGGGTAAAGAGGTGAAAAACTACCTTATGGAAAACTTCCCCATGTTGAAGGAAGATCAAGACTACATAATGTTAAGCATAAGGAGGATAGATGTATCATCAACGGAGATAAGGAACCGTATAAAGAGGGGTTTAAGCATAAAATGGTTCGTGCCGGAGGAGGTGGAGGATTACATAATCAAGAGGGGGCTTTACAGATGA
- a CDS encoding MBL fold metallo-hydrolase RNA specificity domain-containing protein, producing the protein MRVSFFGAAKGVTGSCFLLEASGKRILIDCGMFQGLEEEKNYQPLPFDPRTIDYLILTHAHIDHCGRLPLLVKEGFKGTLLCTEPTYKIARFMLLDAAKVMYENYKTSLKKYARIGKEPREPLYDEHDVLDVFELPKKFLKYGEKFSISSHLKVTFKDAGHILGSSFVEFEVYEDGRIKRVVFSGDLGNKNKPIVNDPSYPEKADYVIMESTYGDRLHKSFEDSKMELLDAINYAFSRDGNVIIPSYALERAQEILYVLREFHEKNLLPRCQIFLDSPLAINLLKVFLSSVEFYDEETKKVFLEKNPFMLPNLYFTSSVEESKAINSVRSNAIIIAGSGMLTGGRILHHLKYNLWREECALVFVGYQPKGTLGRKIVDGQETVNIFGEEIRVAAKVYTINGFSSHADQEELLEWLSYTQNPSMVYLIHGEEEKMEILKQKIKERLGFNVYIPNFMESVEL; encoded by the coding sequence ATGAGGGTATCCTTCTTTGGAGCTGCAAAGGGTGTTACAGGTAGTTGCTTTTTGCTTGAAGCCTCTGGAAAGAGAATACTTATAGACTGTGGCATGTTCCAAGGATTGGAGGAGGAGAAGAACTACCAACCTCTCCCTTTTGATCCCAGAACCATAGACTACCTTATCCTAACACATGCCCACATAGACCATTGTGGTAGGTTACCACTTTTAGTAAAAGAGGGTTTTAAAGGTACTTTACTTTGCACAGAACCGACGTACAAGATAGCAAGGTTCATGCTTCTGGATGCAGCAAAGGTAATGTATGAAAACTACAAGACTTCATTAAAGAAGTATGCTAGGATAGGTAAAGAACCCAGAGAGCCGCTTTACGACGAACACGATGTACTGGATGTGTTTGAGTTACCTAAGAAATTCCTAAAGTACGGAGAAAAATTTTCTATTTCGTCTCACTTAAAGGTCACATTCAAGGACGCAGGACATATACTTGGCTCTTCCTTTGTAGAGTTTGAAGTATACGAAGATGGAAGGATAAAACGTGTAGTCTTCTCTGGTGACCTTGGTAACAAGAATAAACCCATAGTAAACGATCCATCCTACCCTGAAAAGGCAGACTACGTGATAATGGAAAGCACTTACGGGGATAGACTTCACAAAAGCTTCGAAGATTCTAAGATGGAACTCCTAGACGCCATAAACTACGCGTTTAGTAGAGATGGCAACGTGATAATACCCTCCTATGCTTTAGAGAGGGCTCAAGAGATACTCTACGTACTTAGAGAGTTTCATGAAAAGAACCTTTTGCCAAGGTGTCAGATATTCTTGGACAGTCCTTTAGCGATTAATCTTCTCAAAGTTTTTTTAAGCAGCGTAGAATTCTACGATGAAGAAACCAAAAAGGTGTTTTTAGAAAAGAACCCTTTTATGTTACCCAACCTGTACTTTACATCAAGCGTGGAGGAGTCCAAGGCTATAAACTCTGTAAGGTCTAACGCCATAATCATAGCAGGTTCTGGTATGCTTACAGGTGGAAGGATATTACATCACCTTAAGTACAACCTTTGGAGGGAAGAGTGCGCTTTAGTCTTCGTAGGATATCAACCTAAAGGAACACTTGGAAGAAAGATAGTAGATGGTCAGGAGACTGTAAACATCTTTGGAGAAGAGATAAGGGTCGCCGCCAAGGTTTACACCATAAATGGCTTTTCTTCGCATGCAGACCAAGAAGAGCTTCTAGAGTGGCTTTCTTACACTCAAAACCCTTCTATGGTTTATTTAATCCATGGAGAAGAGGAGAAGATGGAAATTCTCAAGCAAAAGATAAAGGAAAGATTGGGTTTTAATGTATACATACCAAACTTTATGGAGAGTGTAGAACTTTGA
- a CDS encoding sensor histidine kinase yields MTVKLKILIIFLGVYLFSNVITTVFLVLAIRTVLVGHAIDYIDGYVSPILDVYRKHYKDPKIYIRGLAEALASERLSVIVLNKKNKILYIYSFSNYDEERLPLLDVENVIKEKHGVINDYIFITKTVGNYKLIFLNKIDEIKQIQKKLIFFTLALSSVVSILTSLIIVFLVRSAFKPLTYLTDKLREVYKGNMDVNIKKQNAKDEFSILINTFADMLEKLKETFNFQKETIANFAHALKTPLTYIKGQLELLSYGVYETDKEKFKEVIKSMQIQAEKMHRLINKLLLLMRLESGIPIKKEELSLSEVFAEVEEEYEYIRNTHNFIVEYPKEDLIVLADREYLKIAISNLVENSYKYTPEGGTIKLYIKEYCVVVEDTGKGIKDTQRVFERFYREDGEKEGFGLGLSIVKAIADLHGFRIHVESQPGAGSKFYLCFS; encoded by the coding sequence ATGACAGTTAAACTAAAGATACTAATCATATTCTTAGGAGTTTACCTATTTAGTAATGTGATAACTACCGTATTCTTGGTATTAGCTATAAGGACAGTGCTTGTAGGTCACGCAATAGATTATATCGATGGATATGTTTCACCCATATTGGATGTATACAGAAAGCATTATAAAGACCCTAAGATCTACATAAGAGGTTTAGCGGAAGCTTTAGCTTCAGAAAGGCTATCCGTTATAGTGCTAAACAAAAAGAATAAGATACTTTACATCTATAGCTTCTCAAATTATGATGAAGAAAGATTGCCTCTTTTAGACGTAGAAAATGTAATCAAAGAGAAGCACGGTGTGATCAACGATTATATCTTCATAACAAAAACAGTCGGAAATTATAAGCTTATATTTTTAAACAAAATAGACGAAATAAAACAGATACAGAAGAAACTCATCTTTTTTACATTAGCACTTTCTTCTGTAGTATCTATCCTAACATCTCTAATAATAGTCTTTCTTGTAAGATCTGCATTTAAGCCGCTTACGTACTTAACGGATAAATTAAGAGAGGTATACAAAGGTAATATGGATGTTAACATAAAAAAACAAAACGCAAAAGATGAATTCTCCATACTTATAAACACTTTTGCAGATATGTTAGAAAAATTAAAAGAGACCTTCAACTTTCAAAAGGAAACAATAGCCAACTTTGCACATGCTCTCAAAACTCCACTTACCTACATAAAAGGTCAGTTGGAACTCTTAAGCTATGGCGTGTATGAAACCGATAAGGAAAAGTTTAAGGAGGTTATAAAAAGCATGCAGATTCAAGCAGAAAAGATGCATAGGCTCATAAATAAACTTTTGCTTCTTATGAGGCTTGAAAGCGGCATTCCCATAAAGAAGGAAGAACTGAGCCTTTCTGAAGTATTCGCAGAGGTGGAGGAAGAGTACGAGTACATAAGAAACACCCACAACTTTATAGTAGAGTATCCCAAAGAAGACTTAATAGTGCTCGCCGACAGAGAATACCTTAAAATAGCCATATCAAACCTTGTGGAAAACAGCTACAAGTACACACCTGAAGGAGGTACCATAAAGCTGTACATCAAGGAATACTGCGTAGTAGTAGAAGACACGGGCAAGGGAATAAAGGATACACAAAGGGTGTTTGAAAGGTTCTACAGGGAAGATGGTGAAAAGGAAGGCTTTGGCCTTGGCCTTTCTATAGTCAAAGCCATCGCCGATCTTCACGGGTTTAGGATACACGTAGAAAGTCAACCAGGAGCAGGTTCCAAATTTTATCTGTGTTTTTCATGA